TGCTCTTCAGCAAGGAAGCAAAGTACTGCCGTCCGGGGATCTGCAACGCCAATGGAACCTCCGCGCCTGCCGACGTCGACGGGGGATGCCCTGAGCCGAGCGTTTTCAAGGGGGGCGACGCAGGCACCGATGACAAGCTGGACAGCGGGCTCCCGCGGCCCGAGGACGCCTACTGCATGAGCGTGGCGCCGACGACGGAGTGGGGTGCGCCGAGCTACTGCGCGGTCCATCCCTACGAGTTCCTGGGCAATCCCAACGCGCGCTCGCAGGTCCACCACAACTCCATCTGCGACGTGAAGGTGGCGATCAACGTGGTGGGCGGTCACACGGACGTCTTCAAGAACGTCGCGGTCCGCAAGCCCACCTCGACGGAGAACTTCTTCGGGATGAGCACCGACGGACACCTGCCCTACTCGCAGTCCACGACCTACACGGAGAACTTCGTCTCGGGCTTCAAGCTGGGCTTCCTGACGGATGGCAGCCAGTATGCCCACGCGGATGACTGCACCTTCCAGCGGCTGGTGGGCTACCACCCCGCGGAGCTCCAGAGCTTCCAGCACGTGCTGGACCTGCGGCAGCACATGTTCGACGCGGCGCAGTCCTACTTCGCCCAGACGGATCCGCTGCGCGGCTTCATCGACCACCTCTACGTCCGGGACAACCGCTTCTACAAGAACCAGTTGGGCATGACGCTGTACCGGGTCAACTGGGGCTTCGTGGGGTTCAACATCTTCGACTCCCAGGGAGCCCCGGCTCCGGGCGACATCGGAGTGGTGACGTCCAACAGCATCAACAGCTGGATCTACGGAAACCAGTTTCGCAAATTCCGCCACGCCATCGACATCTCCGGGTCGCCCGGCCATCAGTCCACGCTCGGCGCCTGCTACAACGGCATCCACACGTACTGCAGCGACTATGGTTGCCCGGTGTGGGGCTCCTATCCCAACACCTTCTCGGGGAGCGGCACGGAGACCGACGGTGGCACGGTCTGCAACGTCGCCTACCACGCGGGCTACTGCGCGGATCCCACGTCCATCCCCTCCCCGGCGTTCCCGAACGACGCGGGGGTGCAGTGCTACGCGTACTGAAGCACTGACGTCACACGACACGGGCGCTCCCGGGTTCGTCCCGGGAGCGCCCATGGTTCTTTTCAAGGCATGTACTGATAACGCTCGATGATTCGTCCCTCGGGCGAGACGGCATAGAGCTCGAACCAGTCGAGTTCGAAGTTGCCCCCCGGGCCGATTCCCTCGCAGTGGTCGACACGCCGGTTCACCCGGACGATGTAGACGCCTTTCCCCTTGCCCACGACGACCTCCAGGGCTCGCGCTGTGAAGATGCATTCATTGCGGCGCGCTTTGGGAAAGCGGCTCAGGACATCCTGAAGGGCCGCATGGGACGCCAGGATGGCAGGCCCATCCAGCGTCGCCATGGGCGCCAAGTCCTCCGGCCACTCAAAGGCAGCAGAGGAAATGGCTTTGATTGAGTCAGCCTGAGTCTCCGGCTGAAGCCCAGTCGTGGCGCAAGACAGCATGCAAGCCATCGCTGCCCATGCCCAAACACGGCGGATGCCGCGCTTGGGTGGGCAGCGAAGGTGCGGCATCAGGTCAGACAGTGACTACTTCGCGGCCTGCGCCAGGGCGTCTTCCACGTAGCGGATGCCCTTGGCGGTGATGGCCTTGCCCTTCTTGGTGTCCTGGGCGTAGCCGGCGTGCAGGCGCAGCGCCTTGGCCGCGTTCGGCGCGGCGTAGGTCACGCCCAGCCCGCTCCAGAAGCGCGACGTCGTTCCGGACGTCACCTCCACGTCCAGCGACTTCGCCAGGTACAGGGGGATCAGCGAGCGCAGCAGCTGATCCTTCTCCTTGCCCGCGGAGACCAGGTCCTTCTGGCGCGCGTGGCCGCGCAGCGCGGTCTCCAGCACCGACACCGCGTCCTCGCTCGCGGATCCAGACGCGGCCGCCTTCTTCGCGGCCGGGGCCTTCTTCGCCGCGCTCTTCTTCTTCGCGGGCGCCGCCTTCTTCGCGGCGGGGGCCTTCTTCGCCGCGCTCTTCTTGCTCGCGGCCTTCTTCGCCTTGGGCGCCGTCTTGCGGCGGGCGGCGGGCGCCAGCTCCATGCGGCCCTCGAACGGCACCTCCACCACCGTCGCGTCCACCTGGCGCTCCGGCATCGCGTTGCGCAGGGACTCGATCACCTCATGCACGGACGCGCGCGGGGCCTCGGAGTGCACCGGGCGGGAGACGCGGGTCGGCGCGGGCTCGCTCACAGGTGGCTTGCCCTGCGCGTAGTACCGCACCCAATCGCTCGCCTCCTCCACCACTTCAGACAGGCCCACGCGATCGAGCAGCGACCCCAACCACCGAAGACTGTTGCGCACTGAGTACCCTCCCGTTCTGATCCACGCTACTACACTCCAGACAGAAGCAACCTATATCGCCAGCAATACGGGTTGTTCCATGCCCCCGTGGGTCCTCCCGCATGGATCACGGGAACAGACGTGCAGATGTAGCGGCTTGTTCCTCGCGGTTCACTGCCGCACGGACACCACGCTTGAGCCAGGGATGGCGAGGGGTACGGCGTCCCGAGTGACGAAGGAGAGTTCAAGTGCAGATGACCTACTCCGGACGGATGTTCCTCGCGACGCTGCTGCTTCTGAGTCCCGGGTGCCGTGTCGTCGCTCCACAGTCGCCCCCCCAGACCGCGTCCGCGGCGCGTCCGCTCATCGAGTTCCAATCCCCCTGCTATGACGGTTCCACCCTCTCCGGGCGCATCCTGGTGAGCGCAGCGGAGGGAGCCATCACGGTGGACCGGCGGCTCCTCGAGAACTCTTCCCTGGAGGTGACCGCGGTCTTGGACTGCGCGACAACCCAGCCGGTGGAGTTCCTGGTGGCGGATCGCTTTCCCGCTCCAGCCCGTGCGGAGGACCTTCTGAGCCTGGAACCCGGATACTGGTTCGGCGCCGACGTCGAGTTCCCCTTGTTCGATGAACAACTCAACGGCAAGCGGGGGCCTGACTGCATCGACCTGACCCTCACCTTCCATCCGAAGCATCCGACGTCCCCTGTCACCACGACGCTCCGGGTGACCCGGCCGATGGAGCAGCCCGACGCGGGGTGAGGGTGTCACTGCCGCACGGACACCACGCTGCGCGTCTTCACGTTCGTCACCTTCCCCGAGCGCTCCAGCATCCCCTCCCCCACGAGGAACAGCGCGCCGTGGATCTCCTGCCTGCACCGCGCATACACCTCCGAGGGCACCACCAGGTTGGCGATCCCCGTCTCGTCCTCCAACGATATGAAGCAGATCCCCTTCGCCGTGGGCGGCATCTGCCGGCAGATCATCATCCCCCCCACCCTCACCGGCCGCCCCGCGGACACCCGCTTCAACCCCTCCGCCGTCACCGCCCCCATCCGCTTCAACGTGGGCCGGAGCAACTCCATGGGGTGCTTCTCCAGCGACAGCCCCACCGTGTCGTAATCCGCCACCACCCGCTCCTGGACGCCCATGGGAGGCAACCGCACCGCGGTGCCATCCATGGGCATTCCGAAGAACAGATCGTCCGCGTCCAGCGGACCCAGCGCTTGTATCTCCCACAGCGCCTGCCGCCGCGCTCCGCACAGCGATGCCAGCGCCCCCGACAACGCCAGCCGCGTCAGTTCATGCCGGGGGATGCGCGCCCGCCGCGCCAGGTCTCCCACGCTCGTGTAGTCCCCCCGCCTCGCGGTCTCCACCGCCCGGCCCGAGGACTCGCCCAGCCCCCGCACCATCTTCAGCCCCAGCCGCACCGCCCCGTCCTCCAACGTGCAGTCCCAGTTCGAGCGGCGCACGTCCACCGGCCGCACCTCCACGCAGTGCCGCTGCACGTCCGCCACCAGCGTGTGCGGCGCGTAGAACCCCATGGGCTGTGAGTTGAGCAGCGCCGCCGTGAAGGCCGCCGGGTAGTGGCACTTCAACCAGCTGGACGCATAGGCAATCAACGCGAAGCTCGCGGAGTGGCTCTCCGGGAACCCGTAGTGCGCGAACCCCCGGAAGTGGTCGAACCACTCCTCCGCCTGCTGGCGCGTGTAGCCCTTCGCCTCGCAGCCCTCCACGAAGCGGCCCCGGTACGGGAGGATGCGCGCCTCCGCCTGCTTGTGGCTCAGCGCCCGCCGCAGGCCGTCCGCCTCGCCCGCGGAAAAGCCCGCCGCCACCATCGCGAGCCGCATCGCCTGCTCCTGGAAGAGCGGCACGCCCAGCGTCTTCTGGAGGATGCCCCGCACCTCGTCGCTCGGGTACGTCACCGGCTCCTGGCCGTGCCGCCTGCGCAGGTACGGGTGCACCATGTTGCCCACGATGGGCCCCGGCCGGATGAGAGCGATCTGCACCACCAGGTCGTAGAACTCCCGGGGCTGGAGCCGCGGCAGCATGTTCATCTGCGCGCGGCTCTCGATCTGGAACACGCCCACCGTGTCCGCGTTGCACAGCATGTCGTAGACCTTGGGGTCCTCCGGCGGCACCGTGGCCAGGGACAGCTCGCGGCCGTAATGCTTTTGAATCAGGGCGAAGCAGCGCGACAGCGCCGTCAACATGCCCAGCGCCAGCAGGTCCACCTTCAACAGGCCCACCGCGTTGATGTCGTCCTTCTCCCACTGGATGACCGTGCGCCCCGGCATCGCCGCGTTCTCCACCGGCACCAGGTCCACCAGCGGCTCGCGCGTCATCACGAAGCCGCCCACGTGGATGGACAGGTGCCGGGGCACGCCCTCCAGCTCCTTCGCCACCGACAGCGTCCGCAGCACCCTCCCGTCCGCCGGTGACAGCCCCGCCTCCTGGAGCACGTCCGGCGTCACCTGGAAGCCGTGTGAAGACGCCACCCGCGACAACCTGTCCACCTGATCCAACGACAGCCCCAGCGCCTTGCCCGCCTCGCGCAGCGCGAGCCGCCCCCGGTAGCAGATCACCTCGCACACCATGCCCGCGTGCCGGCGGCCGTGCTTCTCGTAGACGTACTGGAGCACCTCCTCGCGCCGCTCGTGCTCGAAGTCCACGTCGATGTCCGGCGGCTCCTTGCGCTCCATGCTGAGGAAGCGCTCGAACAACAGCCCCATCCGCACCGGATCAATGGCCGTGATGCCCAGCGCGTAGCAGACCGCCGAGTTCGCCGCGCTGCCCCGCCCCTGGCACAGGATGCCCCGCCCCCGCGCGAACATCACGATGTCCCACAGCGACAGGAAGTACCCCGCGAAGTCCAGCGCCGCGATGAGCCGCAGCTCGTGGTCGATCTGCTTCGTCACCTCCGGCGGCACGCCCCCCGGATAGCGCGCGCGCAGCCCCGCCTCCGTGAGCGTCCGCAGGTGTTCATCCGCCGTGCGGCCTTGCGGCAGGTCCTCCTCCGGGAAGCGGTAGTGCAGCGCGTCCAGGGACGCCTCGCAGCGCGACGCCAGCTCCACCGTGCGCGCCAGCGCGTCCGGCCGGTCCGCGAACAGCCGCGCCATGTCCCCGGGGGACTTCAGCGTCCGCTCCGCGTTCGGGAACAGCCGCGTGCCCGCCTGATCCACCGTCACCCCGTGGCGGATGGACGTGAGCACGTCCTGGAGCACCTGCCGGTCGCGGTGGTGCGTGTGCACGTCGTTGTGGACCACCAGCGGCACGCCCAGCGCGCGGGCCAGCGCCTCCGCTCGCGCCTCCCGGGCCGCGTCCCCCGCCGACAGCGAGCGGCTCAGGCCCACGTGGAAGCTCCCGGGGAACGCCTCCGCCAGGGGGGCCACCGCCTCCAGCGGCGCGGGGCCCGGGAGCAGCGCGAGCAGCCCCGAGGCGTGCTCCGCCACCTTGCGCCAGGGCACGCCCGCCTCGCCCTTGGGG
The sequence above is drawn from the Corallococcus sp. NCRR genome and encodes:
- a CDS encoding error-prone DNA polymerase gives rise to the protein MSYAELVCRSHFSFLHGASHPEELVATAARLGLSALALTDRDGLYGVVKAHLAAKEHGVKLLLAAELTLEDGPPVVVYARDAAGYSNLCRLVSHGRMTHPKGEAGVPWRKVAEHASGLLALLPGPAPLEAVAPLAEAFPGSFHVGLSRSLSAGDAAREARAEALARALGVPLVVHNDVHTHHRDRQVLQDVLTSIRHGVTVDQAGTRLFPNAERTLKSPGDMARLFADRPDALARTVELASRCEASLDALHYRFPEEDLPQGRTADEHLRTLTEAGLRARYPGGVPPEVTKQIDHELRLIAALDFAGYFLSLWDIVMFARGRGILCQGRGSAANSAVCYALGITAIDPVRMGLLFERFLSMERKEPPDIDVDFEHERREEVLQYVYEKHGRRHAGMVCEVICYRGRLALREAGKALGLSLDQVDRLSRVASSHGFQVTPDVLQEAGLSPADGRVLRTLSVAKELEGVPRHLSIHVGGFVMTREPLVDLVPVENAAMPGRTVIQWEKDDINAVGLLKVDLLALGMLTALSRCFALIQKHYGRELSLATVPPEDPKVYDMLCNADTVGVFQIESRAQMNMLPRLQPREFYDLVVQIALIRPGPIVGNMVHPYLRRRHGQEPVTYPSDEVRGILQKTLGVPLFQEQAMRLAMVAAGFSAGEADGLRRALSHKQAEARILPYRGRFVEGCEAKGYTRQQAEEWFDHFRGFAHYGFPESHSASFALIAYASSWLKCHYPAAFTAALLNSQPMGFYAPHTLVADVQRHCVEVRPVDVRRSNWDCTLEDGAVRLGLKMVRGLGESSGRAVETARRGDYTSVGDLARRARIPRHELTRLALSGALASLCGARRQALWEIQALGPLDADDLFFGMPMDGTAVRLPPMGVQERVVADYDTVGLSLEKHPMELLRPTLKRMGAVTAEGLKRVSAGRPVRVGGMMICRQMPPTAKGICFISLEDETGIANLVVPSEVYARCRQEIHGALFLVGEGMLERSGKVTNVKTRSVVSVRQ